The Lepeophtheirus salmonis chromosome 1, UVic_Lsal_1.4, whole genome shotgun sequence genome has a segment encoding these proteins:
- the wupA gene encoding troponin I isoform X3 — translation MGEDRQTEMDKKKAEVRARLEAQATSRKGKSGFMTPERKKKLRLLLRKNAAEELKKEQERKAAERRRVIDQRCGTAKSLEGLSEDQIRAICKQYHGRIAEIENDKYDMEKEVEFKDYRINELNMAVNDLRGKFIKPTLKKVSKYENKFAKLQKKAAEFNFRNQLKVVQKKEFTMDNGEPGEEMAVAA, via the exons atgGGTGAGGATAGACAAACCGAAATGGACAAGAAAAAAGCAGAGGTTAGAGCTCGACTTGAAGCCCAAGCCACGAGTCGAAAAGGAAAGTCAGGTTTCATGACCccagagagaaaaaagaaattgagg CtccttttgagaaaaaatgcaGCGGAAGAACTAAAAAAGGAACAAGAGCGCAAAGCAGCTGAGAGACGGCGCGTTATTGATCAAAGGTGTGGCACAGCTAAATCATTGGAAGGACTAAGTGAag ACCAAATACGAGCAATATGTAAGCAGTATCATGGACGCATTGCTGAAattgaaaatgacaaatatgatATGGAAAAGGAAGTTGAGTTTAAAGACTACAGA ATAAATGAGCTTAATATGGCTGTTAATGACCTCCGTGGAAAGTT cATCAAACCcactttgaaaaaagtttccaaGTATGAGAATAAATTTGCTAAACTTCAGAAGAAGGCAGCCGAGTTCAACTTTAGAAATCAACTCAAAGTTGTTCAGAAGAAAGAGTTTACTATGGATAACGGAGAGCCTGGA gaGGAAATGGCTGTGGCTGCTTGA
- the wupA gene encoding troponin I isoform X2, which produces MGEDRQTEMDKKKAEVRARLEAQATSRKGKSGFMTPERKKKLRLLLRKNAAEELKKEQERKAAERRRVIDQRCGTAKSLEGLSEDQIRAICKQYHGRIAEIENDKYDMEKEVEFKDYRINELNMAVNDLRGKFIKPTLKKVSKYENKFAKLQKKAAEFNFRNQLKVVQKKEFTMDNGEPGKRRDWAADEGKHKKGATKEEMAVAA; this is translated from the exons atgGGTGAGGATAGACAAACCGAAATGGACAAGAAAAAAGCAGAGGTTAGAGCTCGACTTGAAGCCCAAGCCACGAGTCGAAAAGGAAAGTCAGGTTTCATGACCccagagagaaaaaagaaattgagg CtccttttgagaaaaaatgcaGCGGAAGAACTAAAAAAGGAACAAGAGCGCAAAGCAGCTGAGAGACGGCGCGTTATTGATCAAAGGTGTGGCACAGCTAAATCATTGGAAGGACTAAGTGAag ACCAAATACGAGCAATATGTAAGCAGTATCATGGACGCATTGCTGAAattgaaaatgacaaatatgatATGGAAAAGGAAGTTGAGTTTAAAGACTACAGA ATAAATGAGCTTAATATGGCTGTTAATGACCTCCGTGGAAAGTT cATCAAACCcactttgaaaaaagtttccaaGTATGAGAATAAATTTGCTAAACTTCAGAAGAAGGCAGCCGAGTTCAACTTTAGAAATCAACTCAAAGTTGTTCAGAAGAAAGAGTTTACTATGGATAACGGAGAGCCTGGA AAAAGACGTGATTGGGCCGCAGATGAGGGAAAGCACAAGAAGGGAGCCACTAAG gaGGAAATGGCTGTGGCTGCTTGA
- the wupA gene encoding troponin I isoform X1, producing the protein MGEDRQTEMDKKKAEVRARLEAQATSRKGKSGFMTPERKKKLRLLLRKNAAEELKKEQERKAAERRRVIDQRCGTAKSLEGLSEDQIRAICKQYHGRIAEIENDKYDMEKEVEFKDYRINELNMAVNDLRGKFIKPTLKKVSKYENKFAKLQKKAAEFNFRNQLKVVQKKEFTMDNGEPGDKRRDWAADEGKHKKGATKEEMAVAA; encoded by the exons atgGGTGAGGATAGACAAACCGAAATGGACAAGAAAAAAGCAGAGGTTAGAGCTCGACTTGAAGCCCAAGCCACGAGTCGAAAAGGAAAGTCAGGTTTCATGACCccagagagaaaaaagaaattgagg CtccttttgagaaaaaatgcaGCGGAAGAACTAAAAAAGGAACAAGAGCGCAAAGCAGCTGAGAGACGGCGCGTTATTGATCAAAGGTGTGGCACAGCTAAATCATTGGAAGGACTAAGTGAag ACCAAATACGAGCAATATGTAAGCAGTATCATGGACGCATTGCTGAAattgaaaatgacaaatatgatATGGAAAAGGAAGTTGAGTTTAAAGACTACAGA ATAAATGAGCTTAATATGGCTGTTAATGACCTCCGTGGAAAGTT cATCAAACCcactttgaaaaaagtttccaaGTATGAGAATAAATTTGCTAAACTTCAGAAGAAGGCAGCCGAGTTCAACTTTAGAAATCAACTCAAAGTTGTTCAGAAGAAAGAGTTTACTATGGATAACGGAGAGCCTGGA gaC AAAAGACGTGATTGGGCCGCAGATGAGGGAAAGCACAAGAAGGGAGCCACTAAG gaGGAAATGGCTGTGGCTGCTTGA
- the wupA gene encoding troponin I isoform X4, whose translation MGEDRQTEMDKKKAEVRARLEAQATSRKGKSGFMTPERKKKLRLLLRKNAAEELKKEQERKAAERRRVIDQRCGTAKSLEGLSEDQIRAICKQYHGRIAEIENDKYDMEKEVEFKDYRINELNMAVNDLRGKFIKPTLKKVSKYENKFAKLQKKAAEFNFRNQLKVVQKKEFTMDNGEPGVKKT comes from the exons atgGGTGAGGATAGACAAACCGAAATGGACAAGAAAAAAGCAGAGGTTAGAGCTCGACTTGAAGCCCAAGCCACGAGTCGAAAAGGAAAGTCAGGTTTCATGACCccagagagaaaaaagaaattgagg CtccttttgagaaaaaatgcaGCGGAAGAACTAAAAAAGGAACAAGAGCGCAAAGCAGCTGAGAGACGGCGCGTTATTGATCAAAGGTGTGGCACAGCTAAATCATTGGAAGGACTAAGTGAag ACCAAATACGAGCAATATGTAAGCAGTATCATGGACGCATTGCTGAAattgaaaatgacaaatatgatATGGAAAAGGAAGTTGAGTTTAAAGACTACAGA ATAAATGAGCTTAATATGGCTGTTAATGACCTCCGTGGAAAGTT cATCAAACCcactttgaaaaaagtttccaaGTATGAGAATAAATTTGCTAAACTTCAGAAGAAGGCAGCCGAGTTCAACTTTAGAAATCAACTCAAAGTTGTTCAGAAGAAAGAGTTTACTATGGATAACGGAGAGCCTGGAGTAA AAAAGACGTGA
- the wupA gene encoding troponin I isoform X5, whose translation MGEDRQTEMDKKKAEVRARLEAQATSRKGKSGFMTPERKKKLRLLLRKNAAEELKKEQERKAAERRRVIDQRCGTAKSLEGLSEDQIRAICKQYHGRIAEIENDKYDMEKEVEFKDYRINELNMAVNDLRGKFIKPTLKKVSKYENKFAKLQKKAAEFNFRNQLKVVQKKEFTMDNGEPG comes from the exons atgGGTGAGGATAGACAAACCGAAATGGACAAGAAAAAAGCAGAGGTTAGAGCTCGACTTGAAGCCCAAGCCACGAGTCGAAAAGGAAAGTCAGGTTTCATGACCccagagagaaaaaagaaattgagg CtccttttgagaaaaaatgcaGCGGAAGAACTAAAAAAGGAACAAGAGCGCAAAGCAGCTGAGAGACGGCGCGTTATTGATCAAAGGTGTGGCACAGCTAAATCATTGGAAGGACTAAGTGAag ACCAAATACGAGCAATATGTAAGCAGTATCATGGACGCATTGCTGAAattgaaaatgacaaatatgatATGGAAAAGGAAGTTGAGTTTAAAGACTACAGA ATAAATGAGCTTAATATGGCTGTTAATGACCTCCGTGGAAAGTT cATCAAACCcactttgaaaaaagtttccaaGTATGAGAATAAATTTGCTAAACTTCAGAAGAAGGCAGCCGAGTTCAACTTTAGAAATCAACTCAAAGTTGTTCAGAAGAAAGAGTTTACTATGGATAACGGAGAGCCTGGA TGA